The following coding sequences are from one Lolium rigidum isolate FL_2022 chromosome 6, APGP_CSIRO_Lrig_0.1, whole genome shotgun sequence window:
- the LOC124659380 gene encoding beta-glucosidase 4-like yields the protein MGSAERAGELARADFPEGFVFGVATSAYQIEGARNEGGKGDSIWDVFADNKEHIIDGTSGEVAVDHYHRYKEDIELMAKLGFRAYRFSISWSRIFPDGLGKEINEEGVAFYNNLIDFMIEKGIQPYATLYHWDLPHNLHKTVGGWLSDKIVGYFALYAEACFANFGDRVKHWITINEPLQTSVNGYGIGIFAPGLCEGVAAEPFLAAHHQILAHASSVDVYRRKFKAVQGGQVGFVIDCEWAEPLSDKMEDQAAAARRIDFQLGWYLDPIYFGDYPESMRQRVGDHLPKFSEKDRELIRNKIDFIGLNHYTSRFIANQPNPQPDEIHFYQVQQMERIEKWSSGEGIGERAASEWLYILPWGIRKTINYVARKYGNPIIYVTENGMDDEDDPSATLDQFLNDTKRVGFFKAYVGAVAEAIKDGADVRGYFAWSFLDNFEWAMGFTKRFGLVYVDYKNGLSRHPKASAMWFSRFLNGETAYSKPDTN from the exons ATCGAGGGGGCGAGAAATGAGGGTGGCAAAGGCGATAGCATATGGGATGTATTTGCGGATAACAAAG AACATATTATAGACGGAACCTCTGGAGAAGTTGCAGTTGATCATTACCATCGATACAAG GAGGACATTGAGCTCATGGCCAAACTGGGTTTCCGTGCTTATAGATTTTCCATATCTTGGTCACGAATATTTCCTG ATGGCCTAGGGAAGGAGATCAATGAGGAAGGAGTTGCTTTCTATAACAACCTTATAGATTTCATGATCGAAAAAG GTATTCAGCCCTATGCAACTCTGTATCACTGGGatcttccacataatcttcataagACTGTGGGGGGTTGGCTTTCAGACAAGATTGT AGGATACTTCGCATTATATGCAGAAGCTTGTTTTGCAAATTTTGGAGACAGAGTTAAGCATTGGATAACAATCAATGAACCTCTTCAAACATCTGTTAATGGTTATGGGATTGGAATATTTGCACCTGGACTATGTGAAGGTGTAGCTGCTGAACCTTTCTTGGCTGCACATCACCAGATCTTAGCTCATGCTTCTTCTGTTGATGTCTACAGAAGAAAATTCAAG gctGTACAAGGTGGCCAAGTAGGGTTTGTTATTGATTGTGAATGGGCAGAGCCTTTATCTGACAAAATGGAAGATCAGGCTGCTGCAGCACGACGAATTGACTTTCAACTGGGATG GTATCTGGACCCAATATACTTTGGTGATTACCCAGAAAGCATGCGCCAGAGAGTGGGCGATCATCTTCCAAAATTCTCAGAGAAAGATCGTGAATTGATCAGGAACAAAATTGATTTTATTGGATTAAATCACTATACATCAAGATTTATTGCTAATCAGCCAAACCCACAGCCAGATGAGATCCATTTCTATCAAGTTCAACAAATGGAAAGAATCG AGAAATGGAGTAGCGGTGAAGGAATTGGTGAAAGG GCCGCGTCCGAGTGGCTTTATATACTTCCTTGGGGTATTCGGAAAACAATTAATTATGTTGCAAGGAAATATGGCAATCCAATAATATATGTAACAGAGAATG GGATGGATGATGAGGATGATCCATCAGCAACTCTTGATCAGTTTCTAAATGACACAAAGAGGGTTGGTTTCTTCAAAGCATATGTTGGTGCGGTGGCAGAAGCGATAAA GGATGGTGCCGatgttcgtggatactttgcatggTCATTCTTGGATAACTTTGAGTGGGCAATGGGATTCACCAAGAGGTTTGGGCTTGTCTATGTTGATTACAAGAACGGGCTCTCCCGACACCCTAAAGCATCAGCCATGTGGTTCTCACGCTTCTTGAACGGCGAGACTGCCTACAGCAAACCTGACACAAATTAA
- the LOC124659377 gene encoding beta-glucosidase 4-like, whose translation MESTGRGGEAAGEVTRADFPEGFVFGVATSAYQIEGARHEGGKGDSIWDVFADTKERILDGSSGEVAVDHYHRYKEDIELMAKLGFRAYRFSISWSRIFPDGLGKEINEQGVAFYNNLIDFMIEKGIQPYATLYHWDLPNNLHQTMGGWLSDKIVEYFALYAEACFANFGDRVKHWMTINEPLSTSLSGYANGNFAPGVCESEAGEPFLAAHHQILAHAASVDVYRRKFKALQGGQVGFVVDCIWAEPASDKMEDQDAAARFIDFLLGWYLDPIYFGDYPESMRQRLGDRLPKFSAKDREFIRNKIDFIGLNNYTSRFIANQTNPQGKQIHFYHAQQTKMMDKSSSGEGIGERAASNWLFIVPWGIRKMINHVAKKYDNPIIYITENGMDDEDDPSATLDQVLNDTKRVGFFKGYVSGVAEAIRDGADVRGYFAWSFLDNFEWAMGYTKRFGIVYVDYKNGLSRHPKASAMWFSRFLNGEAADNKPDTN comes from the exons ATGGAAAGCacggggcgcggcggcgaggcggccggTGAAGTGACCCGCGCCGACTTCCCCGAGGGGTTCGTCTTCGGCGTTGCCACCTCCGCCTACCAG ATCGAGGGGGCGAGACATGAGGGTGGCAAAGGCGATAGCATATGGGATGTATTTGCAGATACAAAAG AGCGTATCCTAGACGGAAGCTCTGGAGAAGTTGCAGTTGATCATTACCATCGATACAAG GAAGACATTGAGCTCATGGCCAAGTTGGGTTTTCGCGCTTATAGATTTTCCATATCTTGGTCACGGATATTTCCTG ATGGCCTAGGGAAGGAGATCAATGAGCAAGGAGTTGCTTTCTATAACAATCTTATAGATTTCATGATTGAGAAAG GTATTCAGCCTTATGCAACTCTGTATCACTGGGATCTTCCAAATAACCTTCACCAGACTATGGGGGGTTGGCTTTCGGACAAGATTGT GGAGTACTTCGCATTATATGCAGAAGCCTGCTTTGCAAATTTTGGCGATAGAGTTAAGCATTGGATGACAATCAATGAACCTCTTTCAACATCCCTCAGTGGTTATGCGAATGGAAACTTTGCACCCGGAGTATGTGAAAGTGAAGCTGGTGAACCTTTCTTGGCCGCCCATCACCAGATCTTAGCGCATGCTGCTTCTGTTGATGTCTACAGAAGAAAATTTAAG GCTTTACAAGGTGGCCAAGTTGGGTTTGTTGTTGATTGTATATGGGCAGAGCCAGCGTCTGATAAAATGGAAGATCAGGATGCTGCAGCACGATTTATAGACTTTCTACTTGGATG GTACCTGGACCCAATATACTTTGGTGATTATCCAGAAAGCATGCGGCAGAGATTGGGCGATCGTCTTCCAAAATTCTCAGCGAAAGATCGTGAATTTATCAGGAACAAAATTGATTTTATTGGATTAAATAACTATACATCAAGATTCATTGCTAATCAGACAAACCCGCAGGGAAAACAGATCCATTTTTATCATGCTCAACAGACAAAGATGATGG ACAAATCGAGTAGCGGTGAAGGAATTGGTGAAAGA GCTGCGTCTAATTGGCTTTTTATAGTTCCTTGGGGTATTCGGAAAATGATTAACCATGTCGCAAAGAAATATGACAATCCTATAATATATATAACAGAGAATG GCATGGATGACGAAGATGATCCATCAGCAACACTTGATCAGGTCTTAAATGATACAAAGAGGGTTGGATTCTTCAAAGGATATGTTAGTGGAGTCGCAGAAGCAATAAG GGATGGTGCCGATGTTCGTGGGTACTTTGCATGGTCATTCTTGGATAACTTTGAGTGGGCTATGGGATACACCAAGAGGTTTGGGATTGTCTATGTTGATTATAAGAATGGGCTCTCCCGACACCCTAAAGCATCAGCCATGTGGTTTTCACGCTTCTTGAACGGCGAGGCTGCTGACAACAAACCTGACACAAACTAA
- the LOC124659376 gene encoding beta-glucosidase 4-like: MGSTGRGGQAAAGEVTRADFPDGFVFGVATSAYQIEGARNVGGKGDSIWDVFADNKEHILDGTSGEVAVDHYHRYKEDIELMAKLGFGAYRFSISWSRIFPDGLGKEINEEGVAFYNNLIDFMIEKGIQPYATLYHWDLPHNLHQTVGGWLSDKIVEYFALYAEACFANFGDRVKHWITINEPLQTSLHGYGIGIFAPGVCDGEAAEPFLAAHHQILAHAASVDVYRRKFKAVQGGTVGFVVDCEWAEPASDKIEDQAAAARHIDFLLGWYLDPIYFGDYPESMRKRLGDRLPNFSEKDREFIRNKIDFIGLNHYTSKFIANQPNPQPKEIHFFQARQVEILEKRSSGEAIGERAASEWLCIVPWGIRKMINYIAKKYDNPIIYVTENGMDDLDDPSAALDQFLNDTKRVGFFKEYVGAVAEAIKDGADVRGYFAWSFLDNFEWAQGFTKRFGIVYVDYKNGLSRHPKASAMWFSRFLNGAGADSKPDTN, from the exons ATGGGGAGCACGGGGCGCGGCGGCCAGGCGGCGGCGGGTGAGGTGACCCGCGCCGACTTCCCCGACGGCTTCGTCTTCGGCGTCGCCACCTCCGCCTACCAG ATCGAGGGCGCAAGAAATGTGGGTGGCAAAGGCGATAGCATATGGGATGTATTTGCAGATAACAAAG AACATATTCTAGACGGAACCTCTGGAGAAGTTGCAGTTGATCATTACCATCGATATAAG GAAGACATTGAGCTCATGGCCAAGTTGGGTTTTGGTGCTTACAGATTTTCCATATCTTGGTCACGGATATTTCCTG ATGGCCTAGGGAAGGAGATCAATGAGGAAGGAGTTGCTTTTTATAACAACCTTATAGATTTCATGATTGAGAAAG GTATTCAGCCTTATGCAACTCTGTATCACTGGGATCTTCCACATAATCTGCATCAGACTGTCGGGGGTTGGCTTTCGGACAAGATTGT AGAGTACTTCGCATTATATGCAGAAGCTTGCTTTGCAAATTTTGGAGATAGGGTTAAGCATTGGATAACAATCAATGAACCTCTTCAAACATCCCTTCATGGTTATGGGATTGGAATATTCGCACCTGGAGTATGTGATGGTGAAGCTGCTGAACCTTTTTTGGCTGCTCATCACCAGATCTTAGCTCATGCTGCTTCTGTTGATGTCTACAGAAGAAAATTCAAG GCTGTACAAGGTGGCACAGTTGGGTTTGTTGTTGATTGTGAATGGGCAGAGCCAGCGTCTGACAAAATAGAAGACCAGGCTGCTGCAGCACGACACATTGACTTTCTACTTGGATG GTACCTTGACCCAATATACTTTGGTGATTACCCAGAAAGCATGCGCAAGAGATTGGGTGATCGGCTTCCAAATTTCTCAGAGAAAGATCGTGAATTTATCAGGAACAAAATTGATTTTATTGGATTAAATCACTATACATCAAAATTCATTGCGAATCAGCCGAACCCGCAACCAAAAGAGATCCATTTTTTTCAAGCTCGGCAAGTTGAGATACTCG AAAAAAGGAGTAGCGGTGAAGCAATTGGTGAAAGA GCTGCGTCTGAGTGGCTTTGCATAGTTCCTTGGGGTATTCGGAAAATGATAAATTACATAGCAAAGAAATATGACAATCCAATAATATATGTAACAGAGAATG GCATGGATGACCTAGACGATCCATCAGCAGCACTTGACCAGTTCTTAAATGATACAAAGAGGGTAGGTTTCTTCAAAGAATATGTCGGTGCTGTCGCAGAAGCAATAAA GGATGGTGCTGatgttcgtggatactttgcatggTCATTCTTGGATAACTTTGAGTGGGCGCAGGGATTCACCAAGAGGTTTGGGATTGTGTATGTTGATTACAAGAATGGGCTCTCTCGACACCCTAAAGCATCAGCCATGTGGTTCTCACGCTTCTTGAACGGCGCGGGTGCTGACAGCAAACCTGACACAAACTAA